aagtGTTTGGATCTAAACAGGTTTAATGtctgataaaatgtttatttggtTGCACGGCACTAGTTGTAACTGGATTTTTGTTTCTATAGCTAGGTAGttattcatatacaatttactAAGCTTCAACACTTCTGTAGTTCTGTTTTCTAAACAGATAACAGTAATTATAAGTTAAGCTTACAACTTGTCTCTGGTATAATGCATTTGCTTTAATTTCAGAGTAATTGTGTTAACAAAAGATTAACAAAattgcattatttaaatttggataTACCTTTAACATAACGTagttctaattttaattatttgtttatttatcaaactaataattattatattggtgtatttacctacttatttaatttatgttatattttttaattattaggttaTGATGGTCCATTAACATATGCAATGATGAATTGCAGCCCAGACTCCAGTGATATATTAGGTGTATCAAGACATTCTATTAATCATGATGTTATTGAAGGTTTGTAAagctaaatttttaattaaaatgtaaaggtaCTACTTAAAAGTAATCTTTGAGGGAATATTGAATTTGATAAaagttagatttttattaatatttaataaatgtactatCTTAACACCTTAATGCATTAATCACtgaattgttattaaaaatcactattttgtgtactttaaaggcatgtataatataacaaattaataatgcatttatgtACGCATTAACAGCCCACAGggttttgtattcaattttgatAACTCGGATAGTGTAAAATCTACAATATATTGCAAAAATGTAGACTCAAATCAGCGTAgtgaatacattaaataaataactattgtaatttgtatttatgtttgttatttttagatatgAGAAAAGAAGTAGCTGAAATGACTGTTGACGAACGTAGGATATCTGTAGATACTGAAGATGAAGAATCTTGTTCCATTTCTccagttaaaaatttaagttcaatACACATAAAAGAAAACAGCCCATTTATTTATCCTTCTTCAACAATTACTGATGTGAGTTactttaatatctaaatattatgatgCTATATTATCTTTTTGCTTTATAGACTAATGAATTGGAAGGAGATGTTTATGGAAATTTAGAAACATTTGTTCTGGAACCGGCTGCCCAAGGTGTTCATTTTAAATGTCGTATAACTAGAGATAAAAAAGGCATGGATCGAGGGTTATATCCTACATACTATTTACATTTAGACAAAGGAAATGGATCAAaagtaaactaataataaaaacgttaaatattgaattttattatcaacactgtattgttattgtattgatttggtattatagatttttttattggctGCTCGTAAACGTAAAAAAAGTAGAACATCAAATTATCTAATATCAACAGATCCAACTGATTTGTCTAGAGGAGGTGATTCATATGTTGGCAAGCTTAGATCAAATTTAATTGGTACTCAATTCACTATCTATGATAATGGTACGTCACCATATAAGTCGTCTATAGAAGGAGTCCAAGAAAGACAAGAATTAGCAGCTGTAGTATATGTAagttaaaagaaatttataatattatattgctttataaaaaacaattgaaaaaaaatcctattttttaattatatgttttataaatacattattttataggaaACAAATGTGCTAGGATTCAAGGGACCGCGTAAGATGACTGTCATAATACCAGGGATGAATAAAAATCACCAACGAGTCAAAGTCGCCACAACTGATAACTATAGTTCactattaggtaatattttaattatgacatAAATCTAAGTTAAATTAagtatcatataatttaaacacaaatcTGTATAGAATGTTATCGAACAAAAAATATGGACGATCNNNNNNNNNNNNNNNNNNNNNNNNNNNNNNNNNNNNNNNNNNNNNNNNNNNNNNNNNNNNNNNNNNNNNNNNNNNNNNNNNNNNNNNNNNNNNNNNNNNNTTCTTGGGTTAcctagataattataatacagtaaattatCGTTATGTCAAAACTGGGGAACAGAAAAAAGTTCAAGATATCtagttttattgtaataataattatttcaagggGACTCCAATTGTTTTCTgtgttagtttatttataaatgaaa
This portion of the Acyrthosiphon pisum isolate AL4f chromosome A1, pea_aphid_22Mar2018_4r6ur, whole genome shotgun sequence genome encodes:
- the LOC100162125 gene encoding protein king tubby (The sequence of the model RefSeq protein was modified relative to this genomic sequence to represent the inferred CDS: added 54 bases not found in genome assembly) — encoded protein: MSATTRNIRHQTLEQQKQLLEMKMRQVRQTPQIIKASDNVMPSARIRPKSARPLEMNCYDGPLTYAMMNCSPDSSDILGVSRHSINHDVIEDMRKEVAEMTVDERRISVDTEDEESCSISPVKNLSSIHIKENSPFIYPSSTITDTNELEGDVYGNLETFVLEPAAQGVHFKCRITRDKKGMDRGLYPTYYLHLDKGNGSKIFLLAARKRKKSRTSNYLISTDPTDLSRGGDSYVGKLRSNLIGTQFTIYDNGTSPYKSSIEGVQERQELAAVVYETNVLGFKGPRKMTVIIPGMNKNHQRVKVATTDNYSSLLECYRTKNMDDLIELHNKTPQWNEETQSY